TAAATGCTTCAATTGTTCTCTGTAGGTACTTAGAAAGCTCAAATCGTTGGCGAAAGACAAACTTTGCCCAAAAAAATGCGACCCATGACTATACATCTCTCGGACTACGTCCTGGGAGGTAAACACTCTTTTTTGAAGTCAGGGGAATTCCCTGACAGTTACTGCaagtctataaatagaaacacgTATTTCCTAATACGAAAGAAAAGTACACAAATGAAAGTTGAAATGGATATAATGTTTTTTGCAGAAAAGGAATTGATACTTCATCAACTTGGTAGAAATGAAACGATTTCCATTACAAAGTATCCAATTTTCTGATGTTTGGCTCCTGAGTTGTTAGTTTCGTTTCGGATAAACCGAACCCACTTTGTGACTTAACATTAATTGGCACCGAGACAAACATTTACTAAACTAATCATGCTTCATTCcatcaaatatttcaatgaaaaaaaatacattatctggTTTTTACCTGGTGATGAATTCAACTTCAGTCTTGACTCTTCATGCGCCAAACCGATAACCACTTCCAGCCTCGCCGTCACCTGGCAGACCGCCCTACGTCATcactcatgaatattcatgtttataaattatatattgtcgTAGTCTCGGTCTCTGAAACGCTTATGATTGCTTCGGCTTGAAGATGGAGAAGCCGGTGTAGCGTGTACTTTGCAAGTCCGTGAGAGTTGCAAGTTCCGCTTCCGGTACTTGTAAGTTTCACGGAGGGGGCACCGGTCGCCGTGAGAGTTGCAAGAACCGTGAGACTTGCAAGCCAGAACAGTTTGTCATTGGAACAGGTCATGAgttgtgtgttttacgtcaTTAAATATGTTAACAGATATTGCACTGTTACAATGATCGCGTTACAATGTCGGCGGCGACTGTCATTGCGTTTTTAGAATGACTGTGTACAAAATAGCCAGTGTAGGCAATATACTGTACCTGCATATCGATCGGAGTtaaatatactctaaattacgcCATAGGGTAATCTTACCTGCCGTGAAATATTGgtcagataattatatattctacCTGCTGTTTTGCCTGAGGAGACAGAGGGAGGGAACCCCCGGAACAGCATGATCAATAGCCTACCCCTGACAACAGGAATCGGACTGTCGAGATGATGGGGGTGTCACCACAGGCAGCGACACTTGTTATATATCCCTGTCACATGTGGGCGTCACTGTATACTTTACATGAGCCAAAAtctgttgtttttctttatttgatgaAAGTATTTATGGACATATtccaaatgaatatttataaacaacacaGTTTACTGAattgtaaatcatttttaaataaaaatagaaaggattaaataaataatcgCATACCTCATGATGCATAGGACATAGCTGTTttggtgatacatgtagctctcatattatttgaaaacaataaccCACATTAAATCCTGGTACCATGAGTATAAACTATGACAAGCTACAAAAAAATAGtatttgggtttttacctatttaattcagatatctgtattcaaatagAGATGCATATGCAAGCACAAGTtgaattaaatgtcaaaaatctgttttagaaaatataaatgttatataaaaattgcTGTTACCGTGAGAATTGCAAGTcgccaacaaaaaaaaaaatcaattgtcCATGTCTAAGGACATTTCACTGCATTTTTGTCACCCAAAGATACAAGTTCTTCATTCATGTTACCAGACACGGACCGAAAAAAACATGGAATTTACATCATTTTCAGAGAGAATGAACTCAAATATGTTCTTCGATgcccactgtatatgtaaaatatatgctGTGTTTATTTGACCAAGAAGTATTTCAAATCACATGCTCTCTCGATCTCTCTCTCTTAAGAATTCACAATTAGCGGCTGTATGAACTGTCAGTTTAATTACCGAAATGGACAATAATTTACCCATATCGATATTTGTTCCAGTGATTTTGGAGAAGgcaaaatgtaaatagtttatggATGCACAAGAGATGTCGCACTTTGTCTCAGGTGTCACACGAGTTACTTTATGCACTGCCATCCATTAGTTCTGTCAATGTGTAGGAAGTATTTTCAAATTCAGTAAATTagatttattaattaatcaatacCCTGATAGTGCTGAATTATCTCATTCTGGCTATGTCTGACTGCGGAATAGAACCTACATCATCATTTCCTATGTGGGggataaaaaatacaaactaataataggtataccacatctttttaaaaaattgatttcattatagcctgaatttttaaatttaagggttaactgtaatatttttttttacattattgagcaataacgcaaaaaaactggggtgtactcttttcttAAACCGCGagtatgtttattttgctccagatatttaaaaacacatcgataaatacaaaatcccgtgaatgattactccgctgacgtcacagtatttttttttatgttatgagatgataacataattttttgagccaatgaaaatgcttgttacaagcaaaattaaattgtatatatttaccagcGAATGTCCTCTTCATAGCCAGAATTCCAAAGAAGTCATTAGCAGGATAGTTAAAAAGACCATTTTGTCTGATATTACTTTTAAATATGATACTATTCTAAGTCAATTCATATTGATGATTGTAAAAATCCTCAACATGCaagattattattataataatgacaattttTCACTTCCCATGATGATCACTAAAGACATTGTTGTTCAGACCTTAATCTTTGGTAAAAGTTTTGATTCcaatttaaaatgttgatatcatttcatcaatgaaattaaacattgaatataatacatgagcatttatgttgttttcttttcttttacaaaATGGAAGACTGAACAACTATGTCTTAGTGCTTTTAACACTTTCAAGATCCAAATAAATGAAAGCTCTGTTACAACATGACAAGACAAATAATTATGgtacttttcacattttattcaGCACAAAGGAAAAGttataatgaatatttcatttgtcaCAGCTACAAGCTACATAGCGAAGCAAGTGACttaataactttatatgtaagttAGAGAATGAAGGCCACACCAAAGTATTTGTAACTCCAATTGTTCCTACTAATGAAATCCCAAATAGACTTCATCAAAAGCAAGCACAGGGATCATACATCTTAGAAGTAGAACATCAAAGAAAACTTCACtgaatttaatgttttaatattttttatatatataacatttctatagtttttgaaatgtttcctCCTTTTTAATGACTTATATATCTGAAAAGTGTAACAGTCATAGCTTGACAAATGaatcataaaatttcatttggtgtggcaatgatatatacaatttacatataattcCAAATCTTGTGACACAAGAAAATATAATACAGATTCTGTTACAAAAAAGTAAATGTAATAGATGCAAAAGAAATCTAcaaattaacaagaggcccatgggccttaacggtcacctgagatttgaaatatttcagttagtctaattgaccctttttagccccacacatcagtccctgggggtcagtcagggccaacatgtgcatatcattaagctgtcatccaatgctgataatgttaacaaattaaatgtcaacaattaaatgattgtcaaaaatgtggAAAGTcatccctatataaactattgtaaagtctACCCCCTCCCAAGTAATAATATTAAAGTATTAATTGGACCAAtccaaaaaaaattttgtgGTGGGAATATAACTATGACTATAATGCATTCCATGTTCACAAAAAAATGGAAATCTTAGGACAACTATAAAATGCTCAAATGAACAAAGGGTAGAAACATTCATATGAAACAActtcatatcttatataaagcctatcaattaattttcaaaaatgaggCTAACGAGCGATCCCAGGGGAAAATTGGTACCCACAATTCAATGATCGGTTCTGTGTCACACTGATCTTCTATAACTCTcccttattttttctttcttaatatTCTGATTCAAAGAACAAATGGAACCTTCatgtacatgtgaagtttgagaaacatcccttttcaagaaatagtgataatatGACAAACTTTAATTCTTCAAATCTAAGATGGGTGTCTGACGACCATTCTATTTTTCtcatcaaaaatctaaattgaattgaCACAACTTGataccaatgggaacctacaagcaaaatttgagcaatattccttcagtacttttcaagaaattatTTATATCCATTTTTCTAATTAACAGGAGACCAGGGGAATCTTGGTGTACACCATTGAACAATCTCTaatggttctatgtcagactgatttcattacttttccatttctttttttccctcTTCATAATCTGATGACAAGAACAAGTGAAGTTTGCAAAACACTCCTCCAGTACTTTAAGAAATACAATGTAGCTACAAAAATCTTCTAgttctcaaaatcaaagatggccacctgtcagtcattttgttttaacacAACTGGgaactaaggggaacctactcaTCATGTTATAGAAATGTACCTCCAGTACTTTGACATaatgataacaaggattgttatgGACATAGAGATGATggatgcagggcgatttgaatagtccaccatctgatgatggcaGGATAAAAATAGGAATGATGTGACAAGAATTTTCATCACTGAAATAAACTTGttcaaaaataatgaaattaaaacctttTCAGGGTAATACAATTtcctatcataattataatgaataccaagtttcaaagagattgTTAGAAAAATGTAGGAGATAACAAAAATTAACAGACAGATAAACTACACCATAACACATTATTCATCAAATTTGACCAGTCCTAATAGAAATTGGAAGAGGAAGCTTTTCCAAACCAATTGGTAGCAATAATAAGCTATGAATGTCTATCTATACATGGCTTCACAGAAGCAGCATTCGTATTCCTCCTCGATGGCTGCCTTTGTCGGAATCCTGCAACACTTTGTGTGGAGCCAACGTCCACACACGCAACACTGGACCCATCTTTTGTGTCCTTTAGGTATCCTACAATCTGGCATGTCACACTTAGAGTCCGACTTTGCTGCTCCAGCATTGAGCAAAGATGCCTTAACATATTGTCTATATCTTTGGCAATGCACTTGTCTCATGACTGCTATGGGAACATCCTTGGCAATGCATTCCGCATTCATCAGGGTGAACACACCGCATGAATTACTGTCGGTCTGTTTGCTGCTTCTGATCTCCGGGAAGTTCCACACACCAAACTGTTCAGTAACATCTGGAAGTCTGTCCCGATTGGCCATGAATTCTGCCCACATCCTTGTCCATTTCTGACCAACCTCCCCATTCATAGAGTCCAGAACGTAGACAAGTCTTTGCTTTACGTCTGCAACCAGCAACACCCAGTGATTCCCATTGATGCATATTGGCAGGAATACATGAGTGTATTTGGAGAACTGAAcctgaaaataacaaaatagaaTTGTAAAATTTCTGCTTAGTATATATAGACCATGGGCTGTAAGTtgacaaaaaatgcaatatgtgcCAAGTTGCAttccaaatttggtcagtatgTATTTAATTAGTCTTCAATtcaatcaacattacatttGATAAGCTGAAGGTAATTCTTTGTATCAATGTAGAAGATCCTTatctgagtttcctctggccctgacactaaCATTAAGTGAGAtgttaaaagaaattgtcgggTAACATgggtaaaattaattttgactttGTTTTTCTTACATCAACACAGCATTTAAAAAGTTAATTTCTCCTGctaaataataacaattaagtaGGCTAAGTACACATTTAAATATGCACAGCTAAAGACCTGATATGATTACAGTGGGTTAATAGATGAAAAATGATCATATGCATGTTCATACCACTTGTTTTTATCTTAATTCAACCATAACAACTGCTAATTGTAATGTGGTTCCGTTACACATGTCCTCCAAATGCCCCAGTAGTCGTACCAATGTGTTTGGCATCCCTCAAAACCCCTACATAGCAATTTTCATTCAAATCGAACAATATCTGAACTTCCACCAATCATAGGCCATGAAATGGaggccattttgttaaattgtgaaAATGAGGCTACGACAGTGACCGGTGTCCAATACCCAAATTCATTAAAAtcgaaaaatatttaaatttaaatctgtGTCTAATAcccaatttcattaaaatcagatACTATTTAAATTTTGACCTATCAGAGGCCATgatggccatctttgatttctgaTCTACCTTGCATACATCCATTTATGTGAGGAAAGAATAAAATTTAATAGCGAGAACATTATGGAAAGATTTTCCTTGTCCATTATTTACCTTCTTAAACATCCAGTGATCCAGGTGACCTTGATCCCATTGAACGGCTGTGTACGAGGGAAGGACATAAATGTGTCTGTTTGATTCTGATGTGTTCTGCTCCATCTTTTTCAGTGCCAAGAAGGAGTTGATGACCTGAAACAGcaatacaatattacctgtTAACATCTCATCTTAAATTCGTGGTATCTTACAGATCCATTGTAGAGATAATTAGAACGTAGACCTGACCGTCCAGTTtatgttgtgataaatagaacacagagtgaccatctagtatatgttgtgataaatagaacacagagtgaccatctagtatcTGTTGTGGTAACtagaacacagagtgaccatctagtatatgttgtggtaactagaacacagagtgaccatctagtatcTGTTGTGGTAACtagaacacagagtgaccatctagtatatgttgtggtaactagaacacagagtgaccatctagtatatgttgtgataaatagaacacagacctgaccatctagtatatgttgtgataaatagaacacagagtgaccatctagtatatgttgtgataaatagaacacagagtgaccatctagtatatgttgtgataaattGAACACAGACctgaccatctagtatatgttgtgataaatagaacacagagtgaccatctagtatatgttgtgataaatagaacacagagtgaccatctagtatatgttttgttattagAATCGAGACCTGACCATCAAAGATTTTTTATCAGCCGatacatgaaaatatcaatCTTGGAAGgaaaacaagagctgttggagaacagcaaagctggtctcgcaaatgtttgtcaataaataattaaaatatattaattggaatgtttggcaaattgcattaataatatttttattgtttacttgatcagattatgttttttgaattttcaaaaccataccaatttttatacatatatttaaattatttattgacaaacattcgggagacaagctatgttgttgtagattaaatgaatatattagatacaaatgtaattgcttttggacatatttcttcaattttttgaaaaaatattatcctaatgagagttgtctcccttgaaaaatgtggaccggtataaattgtctaatgtgagcattttcacattgttttattttcagtttcaccccaagaaggaatagtgtaactccatagagactcttttaccaaatatcagcaccctagtacaatcataaagtgatgtgttaatagctgtcaaaatttgcacaaaaatgttaaaaatgtgttttttcccccaaaaaatctttcagtttaactctggcaagggatagcttaacccccacagggaacctaataccatgtattactatgcctttcaacacttacaacataaacttaacacaaagtccaaagatttaaaaacaaaaacaaaaaaacacagatttaaaaagaaaaaaatccatcttttttaaagttttacaccaggaagggattgtcttactacatagggactctattgccaaatatcagcaccctagtacaattataaagtgatgtatcaatacctttcaacacttgcaccaaaaccTTAacgcaatttttttttaagtcaacattttcaaaaatctggttttttccccaaaaaaaatcttttagtttaactccagcaggggatagtttaaccccaacAGGGatcatattaccataaattactatgcctttcaactctcgcaccaaaaatttaacattttaaaaaccaacgctgacgccggagtgacaattaacataagctctcactcttcttcaaAGAGACGAGCCAAAAATTGCACATACAAATTTAATTCAATGCTTTTAAGCTGAATAATTAAGAACTGCTTTTACCTTGTCGTTTATCCACTTCCCATCCTCTAGAGTTGCCATGTCCACCGCCTCTAGTGTCTCGCCGCCAACTGTGAGTCTTTGTGTTGGGTAGAGTTGTGGGATCTCGTGAATGTCAACATCCTCAAGATGGCTTGGTACCTCCTTGAGTGTTTGTGCAATGGTCATCAGTGGCTGAAACTGATGACTGGCCATAACACATACTGCAGATGTAAGCATAGCCACTGATGTTTTCACTGACAAGTCCAAATCCAAATGTCTCAGATGAGGTAACAATAGTGTACCAAAGCACTCTAACTCTGCCTCCGATACACTGATAACCTCCTTCAAGAAACTCTGTTGTGGACAGTGGTGATATTGAAAACCTAAAGTGTTCAGAGATATCTTTGATAAGTTCAGTTCACTTATAAACTTAAAAAGTTCATTCAGACTGCCATCTGAACTGACATCTTCAATGTATTTCCCAACAGTGTCCTGCATACAAGAAACTGTACCCTCTTCAGAAGTATTGTCACAGGTGTCCTGCGCACACAAATCTGTCTCATGAGCGGTCTGATCTTTGAACAGTTTCAGGTGGTctatgtttgttttcctctttaGAGTATGTCCTGAATCGTTCTGAAGAGTGGCACACTTGCCATCTATATTGACTACTTTATATGGACCATGGTAGTTCGGATCTAGATTTCCCTTCTTCTTTGTAGCAGCCTTCCTTGCATTATGAACCAGAACCATATTTCCCACACAAATGTCCTCATAACGCCTCCCTTTTCGCTGTCTTTCTTTGAAGTTTTTCTTTTGCTTTTCATGGGCTTTATCAATGTTCACCTTAGCTGTCTGGGCAATCCTCAGCGAGGCTTCTTCCCTCTGCTCAACATATTGACGTTTGGCCTCTTCCGTTGTTGTCGATGCCTCATGATCAGCCTGCAGTTAAAAGAAAACTATTATAAATGGAAATGCATCAATTGAAAATAGCATTCTCggtaattaaaaaagaaaagaacatTAAAATCTCAGAGCAAGgttacttctttttttttcttgcaaAGTACATAATTAGACTGACTCCCTTTTGTCATTTCATTCAATATTAATAAGCTGGAACACTTGCCCACTTTCTTCTGTTTGATAAGTAATGGAACACATTGAGTTTACTTATTGCCGTTTTAAACAGAGTCTTGAATTGAAACTCTACCAGGCctatttttgaaacatttacaacatgtacattcatAACGAACGTTATTTCAACTAATTTCACAAATATATTACTATGGACACATATTACGAGCACATCATCATAACaggataaaaagaaaataatgtcCTTTCTTCGTCAACAATTCTGCGACCTGAACATTTTGTAGTGTTATAAACCTTTACCCCTTGATAAAATGATTAAGCTATATTATCCCCAAATATCCCATTAACTTTACTTCTCACCAGTTGCGCAAGAGTCCATTGTAACATAATTCCCTATAATGGATGTATTGAACaggtgcataccatcaaactgtcatcccaggCAGATAATGTTAATCATGTTAGAATGAATCCCAATAGAAATTGAacaagagtatttgattccaccatatctgaatttgagaataagatttttgaatttgaccctttttggccctgcccctctggcccctggtaggtggggaccatataattcacaattttggttgacgtTTAtatagccatagaagcttcctgccaaatttcattgaatttggttcagctgtttaggagaagaagtcgaaaattttaattgtttacagatgCACGACGAACAAAGccgattagaataggtcacttgagactttgactttgtctcaggtgacctaaaaagttgGAAATTGCCCCAATTCAAATGCAAAATAGACTGgcagacttgcacaagtcctgcattttttgttcctttttttcaatttatttgtaCATCCCTGATATAGTTTTACCATTCTGTTTGAGCTACACTtacgaaaaaaaatattatttgcacaattgaaatataatattaagataaaaagtttttattttgagtatcaaataaaaaaaaagaacacaCACAAATCtgcaactacatgtatacattataaaagCATAGCacctatatatttttaaaatttgttttgaatgtttTACTGCAGAACTATTTTTTCCTGGGAACATTTTTGCTAATCTTCTTAATAAAGCAACactaaaaagataaacggcaatAAATcacacaacatgtaacatcttactaattttctattataacgggccaaatacagcGTGTATCATCTTccctattttctattataacaggtcgtatataacatttatattaaaatattttattcatattttttttattttaacgggtcgttgtaacatgtatgacatttgaataaccggccgtttataatgacttacatcatatagcctttattatggggGCATGACAGGCttgttacatacacatgtaccagtattgatttcggttataatacttctagtaacacaagtttaaaatgcaattcattcaagatgtgaaataaatgctgatcattttggggtttttttattagccaaaacagaaattataccgttatttgtgatttttgggtaattgtccgcaattgataaaacgtgtccatgaaagctcagtaactcccagacaagattcatagagtaaatttcaacatcatgggtacatatatgaatgaggtaatttaggttaattattctatagacaaacgtttgagatatgattttttattcgtttgtatagaaaacgaaactcactgaattccaaaaataatgtgtttgatttcaacaaaatgtattccctatagtataaacgcaatccttaataaaattcaagctcaatttatgtacaaacaacctgtaaaacCATGTTTTCGGAACTCCtttgaagtgcacagaaaccaaacgcgtgaactcacgGCGTGTGctgattagaacaccagaaatcacggacacctgtggtgcagtgccAGGTGTGatgagcttgtggaccgtaatttcacacctggtaattgtttagctgTATACTAACCaattcaaacttgagaattcgtaattctccgaacatgtttatacatcttttaaaagtccttttttaagtgaagatatgacttgcgacacgaatTGAAAGCAAAACCACCAGGGTCTCGAccacttcataataatgacacaattacaaaaataaaagcaaaaaaatacataaaatttggagggaaaaaaaaatcatacacgaaaatcattacgagtttataaattttagtattaattatgattagtcacgatgaaataaattgtttgtgttttatcattaaaaacggagctaaaataatggttttaataagtacctatgctttatacctgtacagaaagtatcaattatattataattgttgcgaatcacttttatataatttcactgacaacgatcgtatataaattatgtctttctcaagcatttaatcgtccttgatccctgagaccatgacatgtaaaataagggataaaatctgtatatgtagaagtttgttgtagactttaacactggtattcatacgggagagagatttagtatattgtagatcatgatgattataatatattactttctaaattaagtgtccttcatgactaaagcGGGTTTTGCATAGAATATAACGCttgaatttactgtacgtgtgttcgtcttttctcacaaaccagagtatccagaactgttgtattgttggtatgtttatttgaatattaatttgcgaatgaaatggcacattattttagtttaatttgttgatgctgtgttgctttctttggtaacgagtaagaaatggtaaacacataactaatatacatttattggtgattgaccgattattacaccagtctgtgtaaaccaagcggtcattttcagagtcaatttcactatgttattatttttttttttaactcaaacttatattgttggattccgacttctcgtcggcaatattcgccaaattcaacaacctcaaatctcatgtccagatcgtattcgaacatatttgtactgatactgttcacactgtcctctatgctactggccaccatacCAGTCACtctgttcaacctgtgacgtcatagactgaagagttccaaatcagcgtgactgactgatacgctgattagcagtcgatcgacaggtgcaaatcgcgtacttcgatgtgcgatatctcggcactcggccaaccgattttgatgcggttttcgacattcttctttggtggttacaaagaataacacatttgattatcgtttttcgttcagggtacactttaacataaataGATGATGGAACTCGTCTCCAATACTTTCATTGCAAAAatctcctttatatatatattataccacctTCCTGTCATTATACGAATTTTTAAATTAGACGtatgaaatttagttaaatgtagtgtatttatttccgataatattgttaattgtggAAGAACGAATCGTCTGTATCATTTGAGTCGGTACCGACATCGTAAGTATAGGTGATTATGATAGGACcgcttcacggctgagcgctcccaagtcgaggctagccgcgggactcgatggtcacggatggctgctgtccaggtaaagtagtctacggctggcagtgctggtattgccgcgcgacagaaccgcccgaggcgaatctcgcaatattcgtcatgatgtttaatattaggcgattttcacgaaaactggattgctccgtcaatactagattcgaggagcagaattagcgtcagtggagaaaaaaatagaccctgtcggacatttctagactgtcggggaaacttttagatagtcatgaaataaatagtgtaaagttcatgatttctagatagctcgatagaattagacggtggtcatgttaaattggatatgattcacagaactagctttgactgtcgaaaattagccatgaaaattcataattagatacgttgctgaaaaaatggactgggttgggttaaattagatcttttatggtaaaattggtgaaaatttcagaattagtagaaaatatgaaaaaactagtacattcgtgtctcccagtgtaggtagtaggttgtttataaatgtaaaatttgtttCTTGATAAGTTTATAACCAAG
This portion of the Pecten maximus unplaced genomic scaffold, xPecMax1.1, whole genome shotgun sequence genome encodes:
- the LOC117319635 gene encoding uncharacterized protein LOC117319635; translation: MVLVHNARKAATKKKGNLDPNYHGPYKVVNIDGKCATLQNDSGHTLKRKTNIDHLKLFKDQTAHETDLCAQDTCDNTSEEGTVSCMQDTVGKYIEDVSSDGSLNELFKFISELNLSKISLNTLGFQYHHCPQQSFLKEVISVSEAELECFGTLLLPHLRHLDLDLSVKTSVAMLTSAVCVMASHQFQPLMTIAQTLKEVPSHLEDVDIHEIPQLYPTQRLTVGGETLEAVDMATLEDGKWINDKVINSFLALKKMEQNTSESNRHIYVLPSYTAVQWDQGHLDHWMFKKVQFSKYTHVFLPICINGNHWVLLVADVKQRLVYVLDSMNGEVGQKWTRMWAEFMANRDRLPDVTEQFGVWNFPEIRSSKQTDSNSCGVFTLMNAECIAKDVPIAVMRQVHCQRYRQYVKASLLNAGAAKSDSKCDMPDCRIPKGHKRWVQCCVCGRWLHTKCCRIPTKAAIEEEYECCFCEAMYR